From Halotia branconii CENA392, the proteins below share one genomic window:
- a CDS encoding DUF5615 family PIN-like protein, producing MVKLKLHLDADTSSKSLHSALVAKGHDVTRTPNDWMSLDANDETQLLRSTAQSRCIFTFNVRDFIVLAQQYPQHSGIILAAQNSWSLSDLIAALNGLLSEAKAADWVGQIDWLNRWRK from the coding sequence ATGGTGAAACTTAAGCTTCATCTGGATGCAGATACCTCAAGTAAATCCCTGCATTCAGCATTGGTGGCTAAAGGGCATGATGTCACTCGTACACCAAATGACTGGATGTCCTTGGATGCTAATGATGAAACTCAATTATTACGCTCAACTGCTCAGAGCAGATGCATCTTTACTTTTAACGTGAGAGACTTTATTGTTCTAGCACAACAGTATCCTCAACATAGCGGGATTATCCTTGCTGCTCAGAATAGTTGGTCACTTTCAGATTTGATTGCGGCATTAAATGGCCTGTTATCTGAGGCAAAAGCAGCAGATTGGGTTGGTCAGATAGATTGGCTCAATCGGTGGCGAAAGTAG
- a CDS encoding tetratricopeptide repeat protein, with translation MDNNLAVVYLSIFVGILAFAVVSIFRQIFKTRKRENAMSRLRKKLEKEKGTAQEYYELASIYSEKKVFSQAIALFQKAIKAAEEEQEEDSAPIFNGLGYVYFAQEQYDLAIRQYKEALKRKPDYVTALNNLGHAYERKKLTTQALQAYEEALKFAPNNTTAKRRAESLRRLVSA, from the coding sequence ATGGATAATAATCTAGCCGTTGTTTACCTCTCAATTTTTGTAGGTATACTTGCATTTGCAGTTGTGAGTATTTTTCGCCAGATTTTTAAAACTCGTAAGCGTGAAAATGCAATGTCACGGTTGCGAAAAAAATTGGAAAAAGAAAAGGGTACGGCTCAAGAATATTACGAATTAGCGAGTATTTATTCAGAAAAAAAGGTTTTTTCTCAGGCGATCGCGCTGTTTCAAAAAGCGATTAAAGCCGCTGAAGAAGAACAAGAAGAAGATAGCGCTCCTATTTTCAACGGACTAGGTTATGTTTATTTTGCTCAAGAGCAATATGATTTAGCAATTCGTCAATACAAAGAGGCCTTAAAACGTAAACCCGATTATGTGACAGCCTTAAATAATTTGGGACATGCTTATGAACGAAAAAAATTAACTACTCAGGCATTACAAGCTTACGAAGAAGCATTAAAATTTGCTCCTAATAATACTACAGCCAAACGTCGGGCTGAATCTTTACGCCGTTTGGTTTCTGCATAG